A genome region from Baekduia alba includes the following:
- a CDS encoding peptidoglycan-binding domain-containing protein, producing the protein MRRLALAVALLCALVAAGPASAATRAPKLAKIRCVPVAAASCKAGVAVRVGKQVQLSGTRLRLGMRVTFRWPKGAIATKLHRGAAGWVARVPPGVRPGSVAVTTRDAAGRRSNLVKITVLPEPKPVTAPARVDGTLPAAFRGDGMWIWQLEKSDGGDVDAIAARAAAAHVGTVYVKAGDGTTAWDQFSPLLVGALHQRGLKACAWQFVYGSAPAGEAAIGAAAAQAGADCLVIDAESQYEGRYAAAQTYMTALRAAVGASYPVGLTSFPYVDYHPGLPYSVFLAPAGGAQVNMPQAYWKDIGGSVDTISAHTLAHNRIYGTPIAPLGQTYDNPSATDLRRFRQIWAAYGAQGLSWWSWQATDQAHWNVLDEPAPAPSVEPDPGWPALGKGAKGDEVIWLQEHLTATYPAVTVTGKYDAATIAAVQAVQTANGIAVSGTTDSSTWQAALKLPFTPVDWTATAAKATAARATAARAHRSELQRVDSTQR; encoded by the coding sequence ATGCGCCGTCTCGCCCTCGCCGTCGCCCTCCTCTGCGCGCTCGTTGCCGCCGGCCCCGCGTCCGCGGCGACCCGCGCGCCCAAGCTCGCCAAGATCCGCTGCGTCCCCGTCGCCGCCGCGAGCTGCAAGGCGGGCGTCGCGGTCCGCGTCGGCAAGCAGGTGCAGCTGAGCGGGACGCGGCTGCGGCTCGGGATGCGCGTGACGTTCCGCTGGCCCAAGGGCGCGATCGCGACCAAGCTGCACCGCGGCGCGGCCGGCTGGGTCGCGCGCGTGCCGCCGGGGGTCCGGCCCGGGAGCGTCGCGGTGACGACGCGCGACGCCGCGGGACGCAGGTCCAACCTCGTCAAGATCACCGTGCTGCCCGAGCCCAAGCCGGTCACGGCCCCGGCCCGCGTGGACGGCACGCTGCCCGCCGCCTTCCGCGGCGACGGCATGTGGATCTGGCAGCTGGAGAAGTCCGACGGCGGCGACGTCGACGCGATCGCCGCGCGCGCCGCCGCCGCGCACGTCGGCACGGTCTACGTGAAGGCCGGCGACGGCACGACGGCGTGGGATCAGTTCTCACCGCTGTTGGTCGGCGCGCTGCACCAGCGCGGGTTGAAGGCCTGCGCGTGGCAGTTCGTCTACGGGAGCGCGCCGGCGGGCGAGGCGGCGATCGGTGCGGCCGCTGCGCAGGCGGGCGCCGACTGCCTGGTCATCGACGCCGAGTCCCAGTACGAGGGCCGGTACGCGGCCGCGCAGACCTACATGACGGCGCTGCGGGCGGCGGTCGGCGCGTCCTATCCGGTCGGGCTGACCTCGTTCCCCTACGTCGACTACCACCCCGGACTGCCCTACTCGGTGTTCCTCGCGCCGGCCGGCGGCGCGCAGGTCAACATGCCGCAGGCCTACTGGAAGGACATCGGCGGCAGCGTCGACACGATCAGCGCGCACACGCTCGCGCACAACCGCATCTACGGCACGCCGATCGCGCCGCTCGGGCAGACCTACGACAACCCGTCGGCGACCGACCTGCGGCGCTTCCGCCAGATCTGGGCCGCCTACGGCGCCCAGGGGCTGTCGTGGTGGTCGTGGCAGGCGACCGACCAGGCGCACTGGAACGTCCTGGACGAGCCCGCGCCGGCGCCGTCGGTCGAGCCCGATCCGGGCTGGCCGGCGCTCGGCAAGGGCGCCAAGGGCGACGAGGTCATCTGGCTGCAGGAGCACCTGACCGCGACGTACCCCGCCGTCACCGTGACCGGCAAGTACGACGCGGCGACGATCGCCGCCGTGCAGGCGGTGCAGACCGCCAACGGGATCGCGGTGTCGGGCACGACCGACTCGTCGACGTGGCAGGCCGCGCTGAAGCTGCCGTTCACGCCCGTGGACTGGACCGCGACGGCGGCGAAGGCCACCGCGGCGCGCGCCACGGCGGCGCGGGCGCACCGCTCCGAGCTGCAGCGCGTGGACTCCACGCAGCGCTGA
- a CDS encoding lysophospholipid acyltransferase family protein encodes MSTASPTYRFVMAVSSPAVRWWGRLEVSGLEHLPPSGPTLLAGNHDSYWDPIAIGIAGLPRRQICALAKSSLWKPGLGRILDGMGQIPIERGKGDAHAMDRAIEELRGGRCIGVFPEGTRSLGRTLRARSGFGRLADAVPEAHIVCCTVQGTVDIPKFPKSRPHVQVRFFAPAGGPRQPGESANDLSVRLLEEIRASAPIRHAGRKAKPIPPMPEDRRPATPGSSSDASAEPAPAPSPPGAPA; translated from the coding sequence ATGTCCACCGCGTCGCCCACCTACCGCTTCGTCATGGCCGTCAGCAGCCCCGCCGTCCGCTGGTGGGGCCGGCTCGAGGTCTCCGGGCTCGAGCACCTGCCGCCGTCCGGCCCCACGCTGCTGGCCGGCAACCACGACAGCTACTGGGATCCGATCGCGATCGGGATCGCCGGCCTGCCGCGCCGCCAGATCTGCGCGCTGGCCAAGTCGTCGCTGTGGAAGCCGGGCCTCGGCAGGATCCTCGACGGCATGGGCCAGATCCCGATCGAGCGCGGCAAGGGCGACGCCCACGCGATGGACCGCGCGATCGAGGAGCTGCGCGGCGGCCGCTGCATCGGCGTCTTCCCCGAGGGCACGCGCTCGCTGGGCCGGACGCTGCGCGCCCGGTCGGGCTTCGGCCGCCTCGCCGACGCCGTGCCCGAGGCGCACATCGTCTGCTGCACGGTCCAGGGCACGGTCGACATCCCGAAGTTCCCGAAGTCGCGCCCGCACGTGCAGGTGCGCTTCTTCGCGCCCGCCGGCGGCCCGCGCCAGCCCGGCGAGTCGGCCAACGACCTCTCCGTCCGGCTGCTGGAGGAGATCCGCGCCTCCGCGCCGATCCGCCACGCCGGCCGCAAGGCCAAGCCGATCCCGCCGATGCCGGAGGACCGGCGGCCCGCTACGCCGGGATCTTCGAGCGACGCGTCGGCGGAGCCGGCGCCAGCTCCTTCGCCGCCTGGCGCTCCGGCGTAA
- a CDS encoding acyl-CoA desaturase, with amino-acid sequence MSRAERLANLAGVVVPFAGVLVAIVLLWNSWVDWIDLAILAVMYVGTAMGVTVGFHRLLTHRSFRVDPWLERSFAGLGQLSVQGSVLDWVADHRKHHAHTDEEGDPHSPHVGHGSGLGGLWHAHTGWLMETQGQADWKKYAKDLYEDPKMKRIGRRFPLYVVASLLIPTILGYVLHGFTWQGAVEGYVWGGLVRIFLVHHVTWSVNSVCHYFGSRRFDIEDKSTNVFWLALPSLGESWHHNHHAFPRSARHGLNKWEIDLSALIIAGLAKVGLAHDVVVITPERQAAKELAPAPPTRRSKIPA; translated from the coding sequence ATGAGCCGAGCCGAGCGCCTTGCCAACCTCGCCGGCGTCGTCGTCCCGTTCGCGGGCGTCCTCGTCGCCATCGTCCTGCTGTGGAACTCCTGGGTCGACTGGATCGACCTCGCGATCCTCGCCGTCATGTACGTCGGGACCGCCATGGGGGTGACCGTCGGCTTCCACCGGCTGCTCACCCACCGCTCGTTCCGCGTCGACCCGTGGCTGGAGCGCTCGTTCGCCGGCCTCGGACAGCTCAGCGTGCAGGGCTCGGTCCTGGACTGGGTCGCCGACCACCGCAAGCACCACGCGCACACCGACGAGGAGGGCGACCCGCACTCCCCGCACGTCGGCCACGGCAGCGGCCTGGGCGGCCTGTGGCACGCGCACACCGGCTGGCTGATGGAGACCCAGGGCCAGGCGGACTGGAAGAAGTACGCGAAGGACCTCTACGAGGATCCGAAGATGAAGCGGATCGGCCGGCGCTTCCCGCTCTACGTCGTCGCGTCGCTGCTGATCCCGACGATCCTCGGCTACGTCCTGCACGGCTTCACGTGGCAGGGCGCGGTGGAGGGCTACGTCTGGGGCGGCCTGGTCCGGATCTTCCTCGTCCACCACGTGACGTGGTCGGTCAACAGCGTCTGCCACTACTTCGGCTCGCGCCGCTTCGACATCGAGGACAAGTCCACCAACGTGTTCTGGCTGGCGCTGCCGTCGCTGGGCGAGTCCTGGCATCACAACCACCATGCCTTCCCCCGCTCGGCGCGCCACGGCCTGAACAAGTGGGAGATCGACCTCTCCGCGCTGATCATCGCCGGCCTGGCCAAGGTCGGCCTCGCGCACGACGTCGTCGTGATTACGCCGGAGCGCCAGGCGGCGAAGGAGCTGGCGCCGGCTCCGCCGACGCGTCGCTCGAAGATCCCGGCGTAG
- a CDS encoding penicillin-binding transpeptidase domain-containing protein — MFASAPPRRSAGVPWLEPGHRAGGGYGHRRRRRNPLALLVPLALVAVVFGVVALFVRHRQEVDRQRDRAAAFAKAYAARDEAAMWKALDGTSQKKYPRARFDELVKRADTAAAVKAKAVGKADDPDGGTVTVPVTVTSRQFPTMRGTLKLPVADDGVRWNPTLRLPGLRTGEAPRRKTLQAAHQASVRTSAGGALVDDPTLNIFAKGLRARYRERLAGTDGAELTFGQRTIAKVPAHAGKSVHSTLSGKLQRAATQALGSKLGGVAVVNPRNGNVLALAGIAVSAPQPPGSTFKIITLSAALASGAATPSSSYPVQTSATLSGVKLANASNESCGGSLSQSFADSCNSVFAPLGVKVGAKKLVARAEAFGFNETPRIPVAKPNTIPTDLPDAINVGSAAIGQNKDLATPLGMASVGATIGAHGLRAKPRAVREDPVIRKRAVSVKVAGQVRDMMVGVVRGGTGTAAALPGVTVAGKTGTAELRFTGNGASDPKNTDAWFVAFAPAIDPQVAVGVMLVGAGAGGKAAAPIARQVLQAALSR, encoded by the coding sequence ATGTTCGCCTCGGCCCCGCCGCGGCGCAGCGCCGGCGTGCCCTGGCTGGAGCCCGGGCACCGGGCCGGAGGCGGCTACGGCCACCGCCGCCGGCGACGCAACCCGCTGGCGCTCCTGGTCCCGCTCGCGCTCGTCGCGGTGGTCTTCGGGGTCGTCGCGCTCTTCGTCCGCCACCGCCAGGAGGTCGACCGCCAGCGCGACCGCGCGGCCGCGTTCGCCAAGGCCTACGCGGCACGCGACGAGGCCGCGATGTGGAAGGCGCTGGACGGCACGTCGCAGAAGAAGTACCCGCGCGCCCGCTTCGACGAGCTGGTCAAGCGGGCCGACACCGCGGCCGCGGTCAAGGCCAAGGCCGTCGGGAAGGCCGACGACCCCGACGGCGGCACCGTCACCGTCCCGGTCACGGTCACCTCGCGCCAGTTCCCGACCATGCGCGGGACGCTGAAGCTCCCGGTCGCCGACGACGGCGTGCGCTGGAACCCGACCCTGCGCCTGCCCGGCCTGCGGACCGGCGAGGCGCCGCGGCGCAAGACGCTCCAGGCCGCCCACCAGGCCAGCGTCCGCACGTCGGCCGGCGGCGCGCTGGTCGACGACCCGACGCTCAACATCTTCGCCAAGGGCCTGCGCGCCCGCTACCGCGAGCGCCTCGCCGGCACCGACGGCGCCGAGCTGACGTTCGGCCAGCGCACGATCGCCAAGGTCCCCGCCCACGCCGGCAAGTCGGTGCACTCGACGCTGAGCGGCAAGCTGCAGCGCGCGGCCACCCAGGCGCTCGGCAGCAAGCTCGGCGGCGTCGCGGTGGTCAACCCGCGCAACGGCAACGTGCTCGCGCTGGCCGGCATCGCGGTCTCCGCGCCCCAGCCGCCCGGCTCGACGTTCAAGATCATCACCTTGAGCGCGGCGCTGGCGTCGGGCGCCGCGACGCCGTCGTCGAGCTACCCGGTGCAGACCTCGGCGACGCTGAGCGGCGTCAAGCTGGCCAACGCCTCCAACGAGTCCTGCGGCGGCAGCCTGTCGCAGTCGTTCGCCGACTCCTGCAACTCGGTCTTCGCGCCGCTGGGCGTCAAGGTCGGGGCCAAGAAGCTCGTCGCGCGCGCCGAGGCCTTCGGCTTCAACGAGACGCCGCGCATCCCGGTCGCCAAGCCCAACACCATCCCCACCGACCTGCCCGACGCCATCAACGTCGGCTCGGCCGCGATCGGCCAGAACAAGGACCTCGCGACGCCGCTGGGGATGGCGAGCGTCGGCGCGACGATCGGCGCCCACGGCCTGCGGGCCAAGCCGCGCGCGGTCCGCGAGGACCCTGTGATCCGCAAGCGCGCGGTCAGCGTCAAGGTCGCCGGCCAGGTCCGCGACATGATGGTCGGCGTCGTGCGCGGCGGGACCGGGACGGCCGCCGCGCTGCCCGGCGTGACCGTCGCCGGCAAGACCGGCACCGCCGAGCTGCGCTTCACCGGCAACGGCGCGTCGGACCCCAAGAACACCGACGCGTGGTTCGTGGCTTTCGCGCCCGCGATCGACCCGCAGGTGGCGGTCGGCGTGATGCTCGTCGGCGCGGGCGCCGGCGGCAAGGCCGCGGCGCCGATCGCCCGGCAGGTCCTGCAGGCCGCGCTGTCGCGGTAG
- a CDS encoding DUF3089 domain-containing protein has product MSRRSLAVALSCAAFLLLALGVSGASASTTWLCKPGLASNPCAPGLGTTVIDPTGAPQGTLTPAKPKHPKVDCFYVYPTVSDQKTLQATRKVDPEERSIALYQAARYESACRIYAPMYRQITLAGLLKPAGVTAKMRATGYQDVRAAWREYLKKYNKGRGVVLIGHSQGSFVLRQLIADEIDGNAKVRRQLVSAILLGGNVLVEKGSDKGGDFDNVKACRAPTQLRCVVAFSTFNATPPEKAVFGRSDTSPAVVQGKPTKSTEVLCTNPAALGGGSAPLTSLFPSAPFAPGTTIGALTTQVGLPQPQVSTPWVEAQAYTGRCSSDGGANVLEITGQTGAPVLHPLPDATWGLHLVDANIALGDLITLVQSQVKQYTAH; this is encoded by the coding sequence ATGTCCCGACGCTCCCTCGCGGTCGCGCTCTCGTGCGCCGCGTTCCTGCTCCTCGCCCTCGGCGTCTCCGGCGCCTCGGCGTCCACCACCTGGCTCTGCAAGCCGGGCCTGGCCAGCAACCCGTGCGCTCCCGGTCTCGGCACGACCGTGATCGACCCGACCGGCGCGCCGCAGGGCACGCTCACGCCCGCCAAGCCCAAGCACCCCAAGGTCGACTGCTTCTACGTCTACCCCACCGTCTCCGACCAGAAGACGCTGCAGGCCACCAGGAAGGTCGACCCCGAGGAGCGCTCGATCGCGCTGTACCAGGCCGCCCGCTACGAGAGCGCCTGCCGCATCTACGCGCCGATGTACCGCCAGATCACGCTCGCGGGGCTGCTCAAGCCCGCGGGCGTCACCGCCAAGATGCGCGCGACCGGCTACCAGGACGTCCGCGCCGCGTGGCGCGAGTACCTCAAGAAGTACAACAAGGGTCGCGGCGTCGTCCTGATCGGCCACTCGCAGGGCTCGTTCGTCCTGCGCCAGCTGATCGCCGACGAGATCGACGGCAACGCGAAGGTCCGTAGGCAGCTCGTCTCGGCGATCCTGCTCGGGGGCAACGTCCTGGTCGAGAAGGGCTCGGACAAGGGCGGTGACTTCGACAACGTCAAGGCCTGCCGGGCGCCGACGCAGCTGCGGTGCGTCGTCGCGTTCTCCACGTTCAACGCGACGCCGCCCGAGAAGGCCGTCTTCGGCCGCTCCGACACCTCGCCGGCCGTCGTCCAGGGCAAGCCCACCAAGAGCACCGAGGTGCTGTGCACCAACCCGGCCGCCCTGGGCGGCGGGTCGGCGCCCCTGACCTCGCTGTTCCCGAGCGCGCCCTTCGCGCCCGGCACGACGATCGGCGCGCTGACCACGCAGGTCGGCCTACCCCAGCCGCAGGTCTCGACGCCGTGGGTCGAGGCGCAGGCCTACACCGGCCGGTGCTCGAGCGACGGCGGCGCCAACGTCCTGGAGATCACCGGCCAGACCGGCGCGCCGGTGCTCCACCCGCTGCCCGACGCGACCTGGGGCCTGCACCTGGTCGACGCCAACATCGCGCTCGGCGACCTGATCACGCTCGTCCAGAGCCAGGTCAAGCAGTACACCGCCCACTAG
- a CDS encoding lysylphosphatidylglycerol synthase transmembrane domain-containing protein yields MRRLSVQWVMTAEETPPTTVDPHVDHAFEGRRADAEEDEGKRLRNGIISLVVLVVLVGALLLAVPGLRDVADKIADVNPLWIALAVGLEILSCVGYVLAFRMVFYRVPRLLAIRVALSEMAFGAVLPVGGAGGIAVGAWVAKAKGGSLRRFMERSAVLFLLTSGINAATLALAGILVGVGVLHAPHQLLLGLLPGLIAAGGIALFWFVPSVAARFVLVEDSGRFVRWLHTTGRVVGDAKDEIRHPSWRLLGAVGYLWFDIAMLWVSFRAFGDAPPVGALTLAFLIGYLGNVLPVPGGIGALDGGLTGALVLYGADPASAAAAVLVYHAIVLWIPTLLGTLAFLRLRPTLHEPIVLGPERRARRRFFN; encoded by the coding sequence ATGCGCCGGTTGTCGGTGCAGTGGGTCATGACGGCCGAGGAGACACCGCCGACCACCGTCGACCCGCACGTCGACCACGCGTTCGAGGGCCGCCGCGCCGACGCCGAGGAGGACGAGGGCAAGCGGCTGCGCAACGGCATCATCTCGCTGGTCGTGTTGGTGGTCTTGGTCGGCGCGCTGCTGCTCGCGGTGCCGGGCCTGCGCGACGTCGCCGACAAGATCGCCGACGTCAACCCGCTGTGGATCGCGCTGGCGGTCGGCCTGGAGATCCTGTCCTGCGTCGGCTACGTGCTCGCGTTCCGCATGGTCTTCTACCGCGTGCCGCGGCTGCTGGCGATCCGCGTCGCGCTGTCGGAGATGGCGTTCGGCGCGGTGCTGCCGGTCGGCGGCGCGGGCGGCATCGCGGTCGGCGCCTGGGTGGCCAAGGCCAAGGGCGGCTCACTGCGGCGGTTCATGGAGCGCTCGGCGGTCCTGTTCCTGCTGACGAGCGGCATCAACGCCGCGACGCTCGCGCTCGCCGGGATCCTGGTCGGCGTCGGCGTGCTCCACGCGCCGCATCAGCTCTTGTTGGGGTTGCTCCCCGGCCTGATCGCGGCCGGCGGCATCGCGCTCTTCTGGTTCGTGCCGAGCGTCGCGGCGCGCTTCGTCCTCGTCGAGGACTCGGGCCGCTTCGTGCGCTGGCTGCACACCACGGGCCGGGTGGTCGGCGACGCCAAGGACGAGATCCGGCATCCGAGCTGGCGCCTGCTCGGCGCGGTCGGCTACCTGTGGTTCGACATCGCGATGTTGTGGGTGTCGTTCCGGGCGTTCGGCGACGCGCCGCCGGTCGGCGCGCTCACGCTGGCGTTCCTGATCGGCTACCTCGGCAACGTCCTGCCGGTGCCGGGCGGGATCGGCGCCCTGGACGGCGGGCTGACCGGCGCGCTCGTGCTCTACGGCGCCGACCCGGCGTCGGCCGCCGCGGCGGTGCTCGTCTACCACGCGATCGTGCTGTGGATCCCGACGCTGCTCGGGACGCTGGCCTTCCTGCGGCTGCGCCCGACGCTCCACGAGCCGATCGTGCTCGGCCCGGAGCGACGGGCGCGCCGCCGGTTCTTCAACTAG
- a CDS encoding CocE/NonD family hydrolase yields the protein MRTGLGRLLSIAIALAGVLPATGVAAEGLPFSVRTLHFDTVVGPNDDTHCDVVGDLYTPAIATAATPAPAVLTTNGFGGSKDDQQAMAEALAQRGYVVLSYSGLGFGGSACKIELDDPDWDGKAGSQLVSFLGGTKTATDGTRLDDVRLDGPGDPRVGMIGGSYGGHIQYAVAGQDPRVDTIVPIITWNDLAYSLTPNNADLTSGVTSSTPGVAKYQWAVLFTALGIADGLQNIQADPTRDLSTCPNFDDRVCPGVLQAAATGQPSAQTLALLRHASVSTYVKRIKIPTLLLQGEADTLFNLDESVATYTSLRRLGTPVKLVWQSWGHSSSTPAPGELGDGNGGYSPVDADGSPTAEGRVVEQWLGHYLQDAPDAPALDFSYFRDWVPYSGDAAPAYGHADAYPAGTSRRWMLSGTGTLATDKRDVSRGSASLITPPAGAPTSVTEISALSQDVPLLDVPGTYAQYTSAPLLGDTDVVGAPKVHVKVSALAAGSPTLFLKIQDVAPDGTVTQPGRLVAPIRPASLVAPVEVTLPALVHRFAAGHRIRLVIAGSDAAYRGSPVPAAVTIATSQADPGLLTLPVVG from the coding sequence ATGCGGACGGGTCTGGGGAGGCTGCTGTCGATCGCGATCGCGCTCGCGGGGGTGCTGCCGGCGACGGGGGTTGCCGCGGAGGGACTGCCTTTCAGCGTACGGACACTGCACTTCGACACGGTCGTCGGTCCGAACGACGACACGCACTGTGACGTCGTCGGCGACCTCTACACGCCCGCGATCGCGACCGCGGCGACGCCCGCGCCGGCGGTCCTGACGACCAACGGCTTCGGCGGCTCCAAGGACGATCAGCAGGCGATGGCCGAGGCGCTGGCCCAGCGTGGGTACGTCGTCCTGAGCTACTCCGGGCTGGGCTTCGGCGGCAGTGCCTGCAAGATCGAGCTCGACGACCCCGACTGGGACGGCAAGGCCGGCTCGCAGCTCGTGTCGTTCCTCGGCGGGACCAAGACCGCGACCGACGGCACGCGCCTCGACGACGTTCGGCTCGACGGGCCGGGCGACCCGCGCGTCGGGATGATCGGCGGCTCCTACGGCGGCCACATCCAGTACGCGGTCGCCGGCCAGGACCCGCGCGTGGACACCATCGTCCCGATCATCACGTGGAACGACCTCGCCTACTCGCTGACGCCCAACAACGCCGACCTGACGTCCGGCGTCACGTCCTCGACCCCGGGCGTCGCGAAGTACCAGTGGGCCGTCCTGTTCACCGCGCTCGGGATCGCCGACGGGCTCCAGAACATCCAGGCCGACCCGACCCGCGACCTGAGCACGTGCCCCAACTTCGACGACCGCGTCTGCCCGGGCGTGCTCCAGGCCGCGGCCACGGGCCAGCCCTCGGCCCAGACGCTCGCGCTGCTGCGCCACGCCTCGGTCAGCACCTACGTCAAGAGGATCAAGATCCCCACCCTGCTCCTGCAGGGCGAGGCCGACACGCTGTTCAACCTCGACGAGTCGGTCGCGACCTACACGTCGCTGCGCCGGCTGGGCACGCCGGTCAAGCTCGTGTGGCAGTCCTGGGGCCACTCCAGCAGCACGCCCGCGCCGGGCGAGCTGGGCGACGGCAACGGCGGCTACTCGCCGGTCGACGCCGACGGCAGCCCGACCGCCGAGGGCCGCGTGGTCGAGCAATGGCTCGGCCACTATCTCCAGGACGCGCCCGACGCGCCGGCGCTCGACTTCAGCTACTTCCGCGACTGGGTGCCCTACAGCGGCGACGCCGCGCCGGCCTACGGCCACGCCGACGCCTACCCGGCCGGGACGAGCCGCCGGTGGATGCTCTCCGGGACCGGCACGCTGGCGACCGACAAGCGCGACGTCAGCCGCGGCAGCGCCTCGTTGATCACGCCGCCGGCTGGCGCGCCGACGTCGGTCACCGAGATCAGCGCGCTGAGCCAGGACGTGCCGCTCCTCGACGTGCCCGGGACCTACGCGCAGTACACGAGCGCGCCGCTGCTGGGCGACACCGACGTCGTCGGCGCGCCGAAGGTCCACGTCAAGGTCTCGGCGCTGGCCGCCGGCTCCCCCACCCTGTTCCTCAAGATCCAGGACGTCGCGCCCGACGGCACGGTCACGCAGCCCGGCCGGCTGGTCGCGCCGATCCGCCCGGCGTCGCTCGTGGCGCCGGTCGAGGTCACGCTGCCAGCCTTGGTGCACCGCTTCGCCGCCGGCCACCGGATCCGCCTGGTGATCGCCGGCAGCGACGCCGCCTACCGCGGCAGCCCGGTGCCGGCCGCGGTGACGATCGCCACCAGCCAGGCCGACCCCGGGCTGCTCACGCTGCCGGTCGTGGGCTGA
- a CDS encoding tyrosine-type recombinase/integrase, which produces MAKKGSGAMKRVAEGIYKRGDAYLVPIYHADLNGPGKGGKRWHSLTNCGPECEHDQIVDLGTAKSAKRQLEEIKRRARGRGVAKTVGQWAGSEPGEMPEWLTLFPRKTEGTMLHNAAQVRGFARKFAGTPLKSLAKDEVWEWCAMHPSTVKEIRACLNDAIKFGLLEENPLEHYKLGDRRGRQDIETLTVQELDELLLPTAREEWGDYGARVEAMIEVAAWTGLRPGELFMLSTQPGSDLNGGRVNYVDLKAGFIDVQWQWNQRTGKVAWPKWDSMRQVVLLPRARAAIERLPESADGFLFTTPKEARFTQRMLHYYWDPVRRGLLRKLPESHWLPQRVGEKGPRGHLDFYELRHYFGTALAQPPVGIPAASPYEIMDQMGHKDLAVTLRVYVHVKNRDVVNNLAASWGGHAPRVRGAA; this is translated from the coding sequence GTGGCGAAGAAGGGCAGCGGCGCGATGAAGCGCGTCGCCGAAGGCATCTACAAGCGCGGCGACGCGTATCTCGTGCCGATCTACCATGCCGACCTGAACGGGCCGGGCAAGGGCGGCAAGCGCTGGCACAGCCTGACGAACTGCGGGCCCGAGTGCGAGCACGACCAGATCGTGGATCTCGGGACAGCGAAGAGCGCGAAGCGTCAGCTTGAGGAGATCAAGCGGCGGGCGCGCGGTCGTGGTGTCGCGAAGACGGTCGGGCAGTGGGCGGGGTCGGAGCCGGGCGAGATGCCGGAGTGGCTGACGTTGTTCCCGCGTAAGACGGAGGGGACGATGCTGCACAACGCGGCCCAGGTGCGCGGGTTCGCGCGGAAGTTCGCCGGCACGCCGTTGAAGTCGCTGGCGAAGGACGAGGTCTGGGAGTGGTGCGCGATGCACCCGTCGACGGTCAAGGAGATCCGCGCCTGTCTGAACGACGCGATCAAGTTCGGCCTGCTCGAGGAGAACCCGCTTGAGCACTACAAGCTCGGCGATCGCCGCGGCCGGCAGGATATCGAGACGCTGACCGTGCAAGAGCTTGACGAGCTGCTGCTGCCGACCGCTCGTGAGGAGTGGGGCGACTACGGCGCTCGGGTGGAGGCGATGATCGAGGTCGCGGCGTGGACGGGGCTGCGGCCGGGCGAGTTGTTCATGTTGTCGACGCAGCCGGGCAGCGATTTGAATGGTGGCCGTGTCAACTACGTGGACTTGAAGGCGGGGTTCATCGACGTGCAGTGGCAGTGGAACCAGCGGACGGGGAAGGTCGCCTGGCCGAAGTGGGACAGCATGCGGCAGGTCGTGCTGCTGCCGCGGGCGCGCGCTGCGATCGAGCGGTTGCCGGAGAGCGCGGACGGGTTCTTGTTCACGACTCCGAAGGAGGCGCGGTTCACGCAGCGGATGTTGCACTACTACTGGGACCCGGTTCGGCGTGGTCTCCTGCGGAAGTTGCCGGAGTCGCACTGGCTGCCGCAGCGTGTGGGCGAGAAGGGCCCGCGGGGGCACTTGGACTTCTACGAGCTGCGGCACTATTTCGGGACCGCGCTCGCGCAGCCCCCGGTGGGGATTCCGGCGGCGTCGCCGTACGAGATCATGGACCAGATGGGGCACAAGGATCTGGCGGTGACGCTGCGCGTCTACGTCCATGTGAAGAACCGGGACGTGGTCAACAACCTCGCCGCGTCGTGGGGTGGGCACGCGCCGCGGGTGCGTGGCGCCGCATAA